A part of Antechinus flavipes isolate AdamAnt ecotype Samford, QLD, Australia chromosome 6, AdamAnt_v2, whole genome shotgun sequence genomic DNA contains:
- the CASP3 gene encoding caspase-3 codes for MENTEITIDSKSSKSSGLKIFHSSKSVESGLSSDSYKMDYPEMGLCVIINNKNFHPNTGMSFRSGTDVDAAHLRDTFKSLKYEVRNKNDLTCKEIIELLYNVSKEDHSQRSTFVCVILSHGEEGIIFGTDGSVELKRLTYFFKGDKCKSLTGKPKIFIIQACRGTELDCGIETDSATDEDVTCQKIPVEADFLYAYSTAPGYYSWRNSKDGSWFIQSLCAVLKQYAHKLEIMQILTRVNRKVATEFESYSLDATFHAKKQVPCIMSMLTKELYFFP; via the exons ATGGAAAATACTGAAATTACAATCGATTCAAAGTCCTCCAAAAGTTCAGGATT AAAGATCTTCCATAGTAGCAAGTCTGTGGAATCTGGACTGTCATCAGACAGCTATAAAATGGATTATCCAGAAATGGGGTTATGTGtaatcataaataataaaaattttcaccCAAACACTG GCATGTCATTTCGTTCTGGGACTGATGTAGATGCAGCACATCTTAGGGATACATTCAAAAGCTTGAAATATGaagtcagaaataaaaatgatctgACATGtaaagaaataattgaattaCTTTACAATG TTTCTAAAGAAGATCACAGCCAAAGGAGCACTTTTGTTTGTGTGATTCTAAGTCATGGTGAAGAAGGAATCATCTTTGGAACAGATGGATCTGTTGAACTGAAAAGATTAACATATTTCTTTAAAGGTGATAAGTGTAAAAGTCTTACAGGAAAACCAAAGATTTTTATCATTCAG gcATGTAGAGGCACAGAGTTGGATTGTGGTATTGAGACAGATAGTGCCACTGATGAGGATGTAACATGCCAGAAAATACCTGTTGAGGCAGACTTCTTATATGCATATTCTACAGCCCCAG GTTATTATTCTTGGAGAAATTCAAAGGATGGTTCATGGTTTATCCAGTCACTTTGTGCAGTGTTGAAACAGTATGCTCACAAACTTGAAATCATGCAAATCCTTACCAGAGTCAATCGGAAGGTCGCCACAGAGTTTGAATCTTACTCCTTAGATGCTACCTTCCATGCAAAGAAGCAGGTGCCATGTATCATGTCCATGCTTACCAAGGAactctattttttcccctaa